One segment of Variovorax sp. PAMC28562 DNA contains the following:
- a CDS encoding dihydrodipicolinate synthase family protein, with protein MPLNRSDLPADVLALLAQGTVIPAHPLALDAQRQFDRRRQRALTRYYVDAGAGGLAVGVHTTQFSIRERGLYEPVLRAAIEDQRAWTSRPMAMVAGLCGGTAQARAEAQTAVGLGYHAGLLSLAALASSSEDELIAHCESVSQQIPLVGFYLQTAVGGPILSSDFWRRFASIPNVLAIKVAPFNRYRTIDVVRGVVDARAEDRVFLYTGNDDHIVLDLALPFTAMRDGEPVTVRFRGGLLGHWSVWTSSAVKQLARIKAELAANGGMLSSDLLALDSRVTDSNAAFFDVRNNFAGCIAGCHEVLRRQGLLEGIWCLDPAEGLGAGQAEEIDRVYRLHGDLADDAFVRANLARWLD; from the coding sequence ATGCCGCTGAACCGATCCGATCTGCCCGCCGATGTACTGGCGCTTTTGGCGCAAGGCACGGTGATTCCCGCCCACCCGCTCGCGCTCGACGCGCAGCGCCAGTTCGACCGCCGTCGACAGCGCGCACTCACGCGCTACTACGTCGATGCCGGCGCTGGCGGGCTGGCCGTGGGCGTGCACACGACGCAGTTCAGCATTCGCGAGCGCGGCTTGTATGAACCCGTGTTGCGCGCAGCGATCGAAGACCAGCGCGCCTGGACCTCGCGACCGATGGCGATGGTCGCCGGCCTGTGCGGTGGCACGGCGCAGGCACGCGCCGAAGCGCAGACCGCCGTCGGTCTCGGCTACCACGCCGGCCTGCTGAGCCTGGCCGCACTGGCATCGTCGTCAGAAGACGAATTGATCGCGCATTGCGAGTCGGTGAGCCAGCAGATTCCGCTGGTCGGCTTCTATCTTCAGACTGCGGTCGGGGGGCCGATCTTGTCCAGCGACTTCTGGCGCCGCTTCGCTTCGATCCCCAACGTACTGGCGATCAAGGTCGCGCCATTCAATCGCTATCGCACGATCGACGTGGTGCGCGGCGTGGTCGATGCGCGTGCCGAAGACCGCGTGTTTCTCTACACCGGCAACGACGACCACATTGTGCTCGACCTGGCGTTGCCTTTCACGGCGATGCGCGACGGCGAGCCGGTGACGGTGCGGTTTCGCGGCGGGTTGCTCGGTCACTGGTCGGTATGGACATCGAGTGCGGTGAAGCAGCTGGCACGCATCAAGGCGGAACTGGCTGCGAACGGCGGCATGCTCAGCTCCGACCTGCTGGCGCTCGACTCGCGTGTGACCGACAGCAACGCGGCGTTCTTCGACGTGCGCAACAACTTTGCGGGCTGCATCGCCGGCTGCCATGAAGTGCTGCGGCGTCAAGGCTTGCTCGAAGGCATCTGGTGCCTCGACCCCGCAGAAGGGCTCGGTGCGGGCCAAGCCGAAGAAATCGACCGGGTCTACCGCCTGCATGGTGATCTGGCCGACGACGCCTTCGTGCGTGCCAACCTCGCGCGCTGGCTGGATTGA
- a CDS encoding enoyl-CoA hydratase: MTDILSHTEAGVLTLTFNRVARKNSITGAMYDTLATALEKAADDNAVRTVLIQGDPTIFSAGNDIADFMAAAAAPAQQTEADSPAIRFLRVIAAFPKPLVASVCGPAVGIGTTLLFHCDLVYAGDNAAFSLPFVNLGLVPEAASSMLVPQMFGYHRAAEALLLGEPFMAEAALEVGLVNRVVPPMECNGIAQSQARKLAAKPLTALVETKRLLKLSQQAAVQERIGVEGKSFATAMRSPAAKEAFTAFMEKRKPDFSNV; the protein is encoded by the coding sequence ATGACAGACATCCTCAGCCATACCGAAGCCGGCGTCTTGACGCTGACCTTCAACCGCGTCGCGCGCAAGAACTCCATCACCGGGGCGATGTACGACACGCTCGCCACCGCGCTCGAAAAAGCGGCAGACGACAACGCCGTGCGCACCGTGCTGATCCAGGGCGACCCGACCATCTTCAGCGCCGGCAACGACATCGCCGACTTCATGGCGGCCGCTGCCGCACCGGCGCAGCAGACCGAAGCCGACTCGCCTGCTATCCGCTTCTTGCGTGTGATCGCGGCGTTTCCGAAGCCACTGGTGGCCAGTGTCTGCGGCCCCGCGGTCGGTATCGGCACCACATTGCTGTTCCATTGCGACCTGGTCTACGCCGGCGACAACGCGGCGTTTTCACTGCCCTTCGTCAACCTTGGCCTGGTGCCGGAAGCAGCGTCGAGCATGCTGGTGCCGCAGATGTTCGGCTACCACCGCGCGGCCGAAGCGCTGCTGCTGGGCGAGCCTTTCATGGCCGAGGCCGCGCTCGAAGTCGGGCTGGTCAACCGTGTCGTTCCGCCGATGGAATGCAACGGCATCGCGCAGTCGCAGGCACGCAAGCTGGCGGCCAAACCGCTGACAGCGCTGGTCGAGACCAAGCGCCTGCTCAAGCTGTCTCAGCAGGCTGCCGTCCAGGAGCGCATCGGTGTCGAAGGCAAGAGCTTCGCGACGGCGATGCGTTCGCCGGCGGCAAAGGAAGCGTTCACCGCCTTCATGGAAAAGCGCAAGCCGGACTTCTCGAACGTCTGA
- a CDS encoding DUF6396 domain-containing protein, with translation MNLKAFDPHRADFVCKHEADVNPPITAESEALFQQGMAVTSYELLPKQRDHAKAAELWKQAAALGHWKAAMNLAGLYETGQGVPEDTEQAVLIVEGLMKQGVPAAFDKMGTYHQRGIGVNDDTSRAYAFWQLAADMGSPAAQAYLGSKLQATYDNPGQGFWGNRDVALKMLECSLAQGNGEAAYTLALTITGDNRSLGEDNARALKIYHGGVKLGSMASANDLSVSFGLTEPLTGNVIDKDRARRYSELGDALELNPDLRFPNLDKVLPLPPAELPMWDGKRKTLIDAAIALVALPAVKATPGSQSSGRAHIPQGHALKAQPHPVVVEATSSVPHSGYWLPRLHAMWLDNANQIGPSRRTEVSLSDLHGASNMNKI, from the coding sequence ATGAACCTGAAGGCCTTCGACCCACACCGGGCCGACTTCGTATGCAAGCACGAGGCCGATGTCAACCCGCCCATCACGGCAGAGTCTGAAGCACTGTTCCAGCAAGGCATGGCGGTGACCAGCTATGAACTGCTGCCCAAGCAGCGCGACCATGCCAAGGCGGCTGAGTTGTGGAAGCAGGCCGCAGCTCTAGGCCACTGGAAGGCGGCCATGAACCTGGCCGGTCTGTACGAGACTGGGCAAGGCGTGCCGGAAGACACCGAGCAGGCCGTGCTGATCGTTGAAGGCCTGATGAAGCAGGGTGTGCCCGCAGCCTTCGACAAGATGGGTACTTATCACCAGCGCGGTATCGGTGTGAACGACGACACGAGTCGTGCCTATGCGTTCTGGCAGCTGGCTGCGGACATGGGCAGTCCTGCTGCACAGGCGTACTTAGGTTCCAAATTACAGGCAACCTATGACAACCCGGGCCAAGGCTTCTGGGGCAACCGGGACGTGGCGCTCAAGATGCTGGAGTGCAGCTTGGCGCAGGGCAACGGTGAGGCGGCTTACACGCTGGCACTCACCATTACGGGAGACAACCGTTCGCTTGGGGAGGACAACGCGCGTGCGCTCAAGATTTATCACGGAGGCGTGAAGCTGGGCAGCATGGCCAGTGCAAACGATCTCTCTGTCAGTTTTGGCCTGACAGAGCCCTTGACGGGCAATGTGATTGATAAAGACAGAGCCCGACGCTACAGCGAACTGGGCGACGCCCTCGAACTCAACCCCGACCTGCGCTTCCCCAACCTGGACAAGGTCCTGCCCTTGCCCCCAGCCGAGTTACCCATGTGGGATGGCAAGCGCAAGACGCTCATCGATGCCGCCATCGCCCTGGTGGCGTTGCCTGCCGTCAAGGCAACTCCGGGTTCGCAGAGTTCTGGCCGTGCCCACATCCCCCAAGGCCATGCGCTCAAAGCGCAGCCGCACCCGGTCGTCGTCGAAGCCACCTCTTCCGTTCCCCACAGCGGCTACTGGCTTCCCCGCCTCCATGCGATGTGGCTGGACAACGCCAACCAGATCGGACCCTCAAGGCGGACGGAGGTGAGTCTGAGCGATTTGCATGGTGCGTCGAACATGAACAAGATTTAG
- a CDS encoding pentapeptide repeat-containing protein has protein sequence MSSLQLILDHDKWRKGTGGAAAGVVGESDANVYAGLDLNLITLTSSRFTGSRFASTTFHDAVWTDCQFTGCTLKDCDMEGIAMTGCTFIDCTFGETLLKCSKLTDCTFTQCSWTTLNFDSSHWAQVKLLDCQSHSVTATDLVGHQVDFTGSRFEDMQLVNARIN, from the coding sequence ATGAGCTCGCTTCAACTCATCCTCGACCACGACAAATGGCGCAAAGGCACCGGGGGCGCAGCCGCCGGCGTGGTGGGCGAGAGCGATGCCAACGTATACGCAGGCCTCGACCTCAACCTCATCACGCTCACGTCGAGCCGCTTCACAGGCAGCCGCTTCGCGTCGACCACGTTTCATGACGCCGTCTGGACCGACTGCCAGTTCACCGGATGCACGTTGAAAGACTGCGACATGGAGGGCATCGCGATGACAGGCTGCACCTTCATCGACTGTACGTTTGGCGAAACCTTGCTCAAGTGCAGCAAGCTGACCGACTGCACCTTCACCCAGTGCAGTTGGACCACACTCAACTTCGATTCGAGCCACTGGGCCCAAGTCAAGCTCTTGGACTGCCAAAGTCACAGCGTCACGGCCACCGACCTGGTGGGGCACCAAGTCGATTTCACCGGCAGCCGGTTCGAGGACATGCAGTTGGTGAACGCACGCATCAACTGA
- a CDS encoding sel1 repeat family protein, with amino-acid sequence MLLAVAFILLNLTACNMNPLPRNMNLQAFDPHRADFVCKHEVDVNPPITAESEALFQQGMAVTSYELLPKQRDHAKAAELWKQAAALGHWKAAMNLAGLYESGQGVPEDTEQAVLIVEGLMKQGVPAAFDKMGTYHQRGIGVNDDTSRAYAFWQLAADMGSPAAQAYLGSKLKATYDNPGQGFWGNRDVALKMLECSFAQGNGDAAYTLALTITGDNRSLGEDNARALKIYHDGVKLGSEKCASSLFVKFDRTTPLTGNTIDTARSDRYGELAQALELNPDLRFPNLDKVLPLPPAELPMWDGKRKTLVDAAIALVALPAVKPTPGSQSSGRAHIPQGHALKAQPHPVVVEATSSVPHSGYWLPRLHAIYREHERAWDNAQVPQRYAKGEVFETMDRRSMGAYANTATRTVWQFLGDAVAVVQSSHPRVTQGIARTTRVPEESLRCKGMLSCPRTGVWAGQVAKDHPLARLYNRWDRFAYVEKGQSFPNPEDQHIAIAPHEVRWLWLDNANQIGPSRRTEVSLSDLHGAQDPLKT; translated from the coding sequence AACCTGACGGCCTGCAACATGAACCCCTTGCCCCGCAACATGAACCTGCAGGCGTTCGACCCGCACCGGGCCGACTTCGTGTGCAAGCACGAGGTCGACGTCAACCCGCCCATCACGGCAGAGTCTGAAGCACTGTTCCAGCAAGGCATGGCGGTGACCAGCTATGAACTGCTGCCCAAGCAGCGCGACCATGCCAAGGCGGCGGAGTTGTGGAAGCAGGCCGCAGCTCTAGGGCACTGGAAGGCGGCCATGAACCTGGCCGGTCTGTACGAAAGTGGGCAGGGCGTACCGGAAGACACCGAACAGGCTGTGCTGATCGTTGAAGGCCTGATGAAGCAGGGTGTGCCTGCAGCCTTCGACAAGATGGGCACGTACCACCAGCGCGGTATTGGTGTGAACGACGACACGAGTCGTGCTTATGCGTTCTGGCAGCTGGCGGCGGACATGGGGAGCCCTGCAGCGCAGGCCTACCTTGGTTCGAAGCTAAAGGCGACATATGACAATCCGGGCCAAGGCTTCTGGGGCAACCGGGACGTGGCGCTCAAGATGCTGGAGTGCAGCTTCGCACAAGGTAACGGCGATGCGGCCTACACGCTGGCGCTGACCATTACGGGAGACAACCGTTCGCTTGGGGAGGACAACGCGCGTGCGCTCAAGATTTATCACGATGGTGTGAAGCTAGGCAGCGAAAAATGCGCAAGCTCACTTTTCGTCAAATTTGATCGAACCACACCTCTGACAGGCAACACCATCGACACGGCCCGGTCAGATCGCTACGGGGAACTGGCACAAGCCCTCGAACTCAACCCCGACCTGCGCTTTCCCAACCTGGACAAGGTCCTGCCCTTGCCCCCAGCCGAGTTACCCATGTGGGACGGCAAGCGCAAGACGCTCGTCGATGCCGCCATCGCCCTGGTGGCGTTGCCTGCCGTCAAGCCAACTCCGGGTTCGCAGAGTTCTGGCCGTGCCCACATCCCCCAAGGCCATGCACTCAAAGCGCAGCCGCACCCGGTCGTCGTCGAAGCCACCTCTTCCGTTCCCCACAGCGGCTACTGGCTTCCCCGCCTCCATGCGATCTACCGCGAGCATGAACGGGCCTGGGACAACGCCCAGGTGCCGCAGCGCTATGCCAAAGGCGAGGTCTTCGAGACCATGGACCGTCGCAGCATGGGCGCCTATGCCAACACTGCAACCCGCACCGTCTGGCAGTTCCTTGGTGACGCCGTGGCCGTCGTGCAGTCAAGCCATCCACGCGTGACCCAGGGCATTGCCCGCACCACCCGGGTCCCGGAAGAATCGTTGCGCTGCAAAGGCATGCTGAGCTGTCCGCGCACCGGCGTGTGGGCTGGGCAGGTCGCCAAGGACCATCCCCTGGCGCGGCTCTACAACCGCTGGGATCGCTTCGCCTATGTTGAGAAAGGCCAGTCCTTTCCCAACCCAGAGGATCAGCACATCGCCATCGCGCCGCATGAAGTGCGCTGGCTGTGGCTGGACAACGCCAACCAGATCGGACCCTCAAGGCGGACGGAGGTGAGTCTGAGCGATTTGCATGGTGCGCAGGACCCGCTCAAAACGTGA
- a CDS encoding NAD-dependent epimerase/dehydratase family protein, protein MTATTPPTALLDARNFPTHFETEQALEDFLATPSGELVDDLAKVDGDLIILGVGGKMGPTLARLARNALPVSRRVIAVARFSETDVRTMLEAHGIETIACDLLDAAAIAALPKCPNVIFMAGRKFGADANNPLTWAMNTHVPALVADAFRNSRIVAFSTACVYPFVPVIGQGAAEDLPPNPPGEYANSCVGRERMFEYFSQTHGTPGRLLRLSYAIDMRYGVLADVALKVWRGEPVDVTMGHVNVIWQGDANAQALRCLAVATVPTSPINVSGPETTSIRWLATEFGRRFDKSVQIKGEEAPTAWLMNTSEAERLFGYPKVPLSQLIGWVADWIAREQRLYGKQTKFEVRDGKY, encoded by the coding sequence ATGACCGCCACCACACCGCCCACCGCCCTGCTCGATGCGCGCAACTTCCCCACGCACTTTGAAACCGAACAGGCGCTCGAAGACTTTCTTGCTACGCCGTCGGGCGAACTCGTCGACGACCTCGCCAAAGTCGACGGCGACCTGATCATCCTCGGCGTTGGCGGCAAGATGGGGCCGACGCTGGCACGGCTCGCGCGCAACGCGCTGCCAGTTTCGCGCCGTGTGATCGCTGTCGCCCGCTTCAGCGAAACCGATGTGCGCACGATGCTCGAAGCGCACGGCATCGAAACCATTGCCTGCGATCTGCTCGACGCCGCGGCCATCGCCGCGTTGCCCAAGTGCCCCAATGTGATTTTCATGGCCGGCCGCAAGTTCGGCGCCGACGCCAACAACCCGCTGACCTGGGCAATGAACACACACGTCCCGGCGCTCGTCGCCGATGCGTTTCGCAACTCGCGCATCGTGGCGTTCTCGACCGCCTGCGTGTACCCGTTCGTGCCGGTCATCGGCCAGGGCGCAGCGGAAGATCTGCCGCCGAATCCGCCTGGTGAGTACGCCAACTCGTGCGTCGGGCGCGAGCGCATGTTCGAGTATTTTTCGCAAACGCATGGCACACCCGGCCGACTGCTCCGGCTCAGCTACGCCATCGACATGCGCTACGGCGTGTTGGCCGATGTGGCGCTCAAGGTGTGGCGCGGCGAGCCGGTGGACGTCACGATGGGCCACGTCAACGTGATCTGGCAGGGCGACGCCAACGCGCAGGCGTTGCGATGCCTAGCGGTCGCCACGGTGCCGACCTCGCCGATCAACGTGAGCGGGCCCGAGACGACTTCGATCCGCTGGCTTGCCACCGAGTTCGGACGCCGCTTCGACAAGTCGGTGCAGATCAAGGGCGAGGAAGCGCCGACCGCCTGGCTCATGAACACCAGCGAAGCCGAGCGGCTCTTCGGCTACCCCAAAGTGCCGTTGTCGCAGCTCATCGGTTGGGTGGCCGACTGGATCGCACGCGAGCAACGCTTGTATGGCAAGCAGACGAAGTTCGAGGTGCGTGATGGCAAATACTGA
- a CDS encoding 2-hydroxychromene-2-carboxylate isomerase, whose translation MTDKTIEFYFDFGSPAAYLAATQLPHIAADTGATLAWKPMLLGGVFQATGNHSPADIKPKGPYMNADLKRFAKRYGVPFAHNPHFPINTLLLMRGATGVQMQQPERFASYADAVFQAIWVDGMNMNDPATVGGVLQAAGFDAAELVALANAQATKDQLKATTQEAVTRGVFGAPTMFVGDDMFWGQDRLDFVREALA comes from the coding sequence ATGACCGACAAGACCATCGAGTTCTACTTCGACTTCGGCAGCCCGGCTGCTTACCTCGCGGCGACGCAGCTGCCGCACATCGCAGCCGACACCGGCGCCACACTGGCATGGAAGCCGATGCTGTTGGGAGGCGTGTTCCAGGCCACCGGCAATCACTCGCCAGCCGACATCAAGCCCAAAGGGCCGTACATGAACGCCGATCTGAAGCGCTTTGCCAAGCGCTACGGCGTGCCGTTCGCGCACAACCCGCACTTCCCCATCAACACGCTGCTGCTGATGCGTGGCGCGACCGGCGTGCAGATGCAGCAGCCCGAGCGCTTTGCCAGCTACGCCGACGCGGTGTTCCAGGCGATATGGGTCGACGGAATGAACATGAACGACCCCGCCACGGTAGGTGGCGTGTTGCAGGCCGCTGGTTTCGACGCGGCCGAACTGGTCGCTCTGGCCAACGCACAAGCGACCAAAGACCAGCTCAAGGCCACGACGCAAGAAGCCGTGACGCGCGGCGTTTTCGGCGCCCCGACGATGTTCGTCGGCGACGACATGTTCTGGGGCCAGGACCGTCTGGATTTCGTGCGCGAAGCCCTGGCCTGA